In the Balaenoptera acutorostrata chromosome 16, mBalAcu1.1, whole genome shotgun sequence genome, GAATGTTTTGTAAAATGCAATATGCATGTTagcaattattataattataaaaagctATATTTCCAACCTGCAGAAACTGAAGGGTAGCAAGTCATGGGCAGCAAGTCAGAGGTGAAAGGACAGCTTTGAACCGTTTGGGTGGCAGGAGTTTTGGGATGGGAGATGGAATAAGACTGGTGTGGTGGAAAAAAGAACAGGCTTTGGGGTCCTGTGATCTGGTTCAAATCACAATTCAGTCAGTTATTAGCTATGGAAAGTTGAGCAAGTCATGTAATCaatctgagctttagtttcttcatctgtaaaatggaggtaataataccTCCCCAGGAGGGTTGTTCTGAGTATGTAAAGGGCTTGGCGTTGTGCCTGGCAGGGCTGTTGCTCAATTAATGGTAACCGTTGTTCctattaaaattatcattttcctCTCCTACCTCCTAAGGGGTTTGTTTAGGTGGTTAAGTTACTTGAAGTGCAAGGAAATGAGGGAAATGGAAGGGCTATTACGACTtgcttaaaaagttatttttaaaggtaaagaaaagtAATTCAACTAGCTTTCCTCTCCTAACCTATGATGCAAACATAACTCTTATAGAAAATGACCACTGTATTATATGGCTTTGAGCCAGAGAACACCTACCTTGATAATTATACCTTGTATTTATTCTATTCTAAGTTAATCTACCAATCATTGTTAATAAGGGTCTCTGAAGACAATGCTTCTCAAAATTTAATGTACACATGAGTCACTTGAGGccttgctaaaatgcagatttttattCAGTGGATTTAGAGTGAGGCAtgaaaatctgcatttctaaaaaggTCCCAAGTGAGGCCCATGCTGCTGGTTcacggaccacactttgaggaaaGAGCAAGGCTCTACAGGGGCATGGAAATCTCTTGGTGTGGTGTGACGGCCTGCTTCTCTTTAGGGATCTACCTAATTGCAAACTAACCACTTACTGACAGAACATGACCGTGCCTTCTTTTAGACCAGATTTAGAAATTCTGCAACAGGACTCATTTCTGATCAATAGTGACTTTTTCCAGCAGCCTACTACATGCGAGGCACAGTGcaaggtgctggagatacagagGTTAGTAAGACACAATTTCTGCTTCAGAAGACTGCCTTTATTCTAATACTGTCCACCCTTGTAGACTGTTAATTTTCTCAGGGCAGTCTTATTGTTTCCCCTGTTGCTTAGCACTATATAGATGCCAGTAagtactaaatgaatgaatgaatgagttcccaggaatttcattaaaaatgttgtctggcagagaaaaacaagtgctgtatatcacttatatgtggaatcaaaaaaaataaaacaaactagtgaatataacaaaatgaaacagacccacagatatggagaacaaactggtggttaccagtggggagagggaagggggagggtgcccaataggggtaggggactaagaggtacaaactactatgtataaaataagctacaaggatatatagtacaacacaagaaatatagccaatattttacaataactgtaaatggaatgtaacccttaaaaattgtgaatcactaggttgtacacctaaaacttatataatattgtacatcgactatacctcaataaaaaaaaatcttgtctgGCAGCGCGTGACAGTGAACTCTATCTTAGCTATCACGTGTAAGAGGTGGTTAAATTAAAAAGGGGCTGATAGGGTGAgccttaatccaatctgactggtgtccttataagaagagattcaAATACAGAGAGACTCCAGGGCtgagcacacacacactgaggggcaaccatgtaaggacacagcaagaaggcagagccatttgcaagccaaggagagtggcttcagaagaaaccaaaccgaccaacaccttgatcttggactttcagcctccagaactgtgagaaaataaatttctgttgtttaagccactcagtctatggtattttgttatggcaaccctagcaaactaatatagatTTTCACAGCTTTTATGCCCAGAACCAATATTCCCTTCTGTAGGGTAcacaaaatgtaagaaaaatgcTAAAAGTGTATGGATGAACCTCTGAATGCAATGGCAATGAGTCGTGGAAGGACTGGGGGGAGACAGACAGAAGAGGGTGAGACAGTAGCCCAGACTGGGCTAAAACAGCTGCAGTATATATACATTTCCTTCCCCTTCTCATGACATCAACACAAAGCATAGGGCTGTTCTCTCTCCAAATCTGAGACTTAAAGTAGCTTTTTGACTTTTTCCCCTTTCTCAGGTTACTTTTTGATATTTAACACAATTTCACTTGTCTAAAAATATTGTGGCAGGAGGAAGACCCCAGATTTCTCTCTGTATGCAAAGTCTTTATATACGAAGAGTACCTGTGCTGATAATGAGATTGAATTTttgacaaacaaaaaaatgtatcaaaaacACATAGTCAAATGAGATTCCTGCTAGCCACAGGGAAGCTACATTTGAAACCTGATTCTAAAGTCAGGGGAttaattttttgctttgttttgttttcaataaacATGCCAACTCATAAGTACAGATGAATGCCTCTTTCAAAATAGTTATTCTGGGAGGTTCTACACTTATTCTAACCATGTCACTGTTCTCAAATCATTTCTGGAATTGCTTTCAGGGTCTGTGAAATAGTTTTCTGAACGCTCTCAACTGTGACTCTGGAAGGTAgatttgattttcaaaaacaaCCAAGGGTCCTTCTGGgtcaactctggttactagggggACCAGTGAAACTGTGTAATGTCAAGAGGATCAACCCTAAAGTGTTAAGGCTGATTTTTCTGGAGTGAATTGTTCTCAACCTCAGAAGACAGTTTCCAAAGGCAAACCCCAGAAATGGAGTAAACATGTTATAGGCATGACGTCAAGGGCAGGGGATGTGACCGCTCTGAAGGAAGCCCCATTCATTTGGATATGCAGGTTTTTTAGTGATTCCCTTTACCAGAATATTTCCTCAGGTCTAGATCTACCTTACTTCATGGGACCAGAGCTCCCAGAAGTACAAGGACCTCACTGCCTTAGTCAACTTTTAATCTCCAACCTGGGTACTTGATGTGTGTCCAAGGCATAGTTGACGGAAAGATGAATATGGGGGAAGAATGGCTAAGGTGTCTGGGGCTTACTCTATGTAATTCAAAGGGAAGAACTAGGACCCACAGAGAAGCTCTGGAGACATAAATTTCTGCTCCTTGTAGGAAATACATTTTCAGCAGCTGGAGCTGTCCAGCAATGGAGTTTGCCCTGGAATTGGAAATGGTGAGCTTCCCACCCAGAGAGGAAGCAAAGACTGCTTGTTATGGGAACCCTGAGAGGTACCTCCTGCAATGGGGAGCTATGCAGTGCCCTCCAAGGGCTATCTCCTGAGTCCTATCCGCACAATACCCGGCAACTGGTAGGCCCTGAAAAAATACTGGAATGCAATGAATGAGGAATGCGGTGCATCCTGTGAGCCAAGTAAAGGGGAAGAGGCAGGGACTCAATCAGCCTCAAGGAAGGTAGGGAGAAGTGAAATGAAAAGACCCAGGGAGCCATGAGGTAGGGCCTTCCTTGAGTTTTTGGTACCATAGGAGAGAAGCTGCTTTGGGTACCTGAAGCCTCACGTGTTTATGAGAGGGTAATACTTTTTAAGGGGGTAGGAGTTGAGGGAGGAGATTAGACCACATGCTCACCCTTCTTAAACTCCTCCAACACCGCGTCCAGCCGGGTATCATTGAAGACGCAGTGCAGGGGCCGGTTATAGAAGCGGGTGACCGTGAGAAGCGGCGTGCAGTCGTCGGGGTCCACGAAGGCCAAGTCCTTGACAAACAGAATGTCCACAATGTTGTGCCGCTGGTCGCCCTCGTACACGGGGATGCGAGTGTAGCCGCTGCGCAGGATCTCGGAGACAGTGGCGAAATCCAGCACAGCGTCGGAGCGCAGCATGAAGCAGTCCCCAAGAGGGGTCAGCACCTCTTCCACCACCTTGGTGCGCAGCTCCAGGGCGCCCTGGATAATGTTGAGCTCCTCTTTCACCAGGTCGCTGTAAGGATCCGCGGCCCGCAGCGTCTCCAGCAGCTTCTCCCGCGTGTAGAAGGTGCTGATCTCCTGGCGCAGCGCCCAGTCCAGCAGGCGGCTCAGCGGGTAGCACACGGGGAAAGCGGCCGCCATCAGGAGCCGGGTCAGGCACACGCTGTGGGAGGCGATGGCCAGCCCGTGCCGCGAACACACCGAGTAGGGGCAGATCTCTGCGCCCAGGAACACGGCGCCGGTGCACACGAGCGCCGGCAGCCAGGGGAAGTGAGTCCCCGCGTCGCCGTAGTCTTCCCCGGTGTCCCCGACGCCCGGCGGCAGCGAGGCGTACAGCCAGCCCGCCAGGGCCGCGTTGGCTCCGGCTTGGCCCAGGAGCAGGGTGCAGAGCAGATGGGTCCCCCTCCCGCGCACGGCCTGCACTCGGCGCGCCTGCTCCTGCTCGGCGGCCGAGCCGCTGTTCCGCAGCACCCGTAACTCCACCGGGTCCAGCGAGAGCAGGCTCAGGCGCAGGCCGCTAAACAGGGCAGACAGGGCGAGCAGCAGGAGCGCTCCGAGCGCCCGCAGCCACGCGGGGGGCAGCAGGTCCCCGCCCGGGCCATAGAGCCGCGGGCGTACGCGCAGCAGGAAGCCGCCGGCGGCGCCGTGGTGGTGCCAGGCGCGCCCGTCCCAGGCGCACAGAGAGAAGAGCTTCCCGCCACCGCTCGTGCCGCCTCGCTCTGCCTCGCCCTTACGCAGTTCCCGCACCCGCACCTGGACTAGAGCTGAGCCCGCCACGCCTCCGGGGCGCAGGGGCCCCAGGACCTCCACGTCTGATGCCCAGTCGCTCTGCTCGCGGCAGCGCTGCGACCCCGGGGGGCGCGTGGGGACAGCGCTGGGCGCCGCGCCGCTCCCGCCCGGAGGCTCCTCGATAAACACGAGCCGTGGAGCCCAGTCGCCGGTGCCGTTCTCCCCTGGGGAAAGGGTGGGTGTGGGCACCGGCTCCACGGGCGCCGCGGGCCCGGGCTGGAAATAGACGCGCAGGAGGAAGCTGGTGCCTTCGGCGGCGCGCAGGGTGCCCCCCTCCAGGGACACGCGGCCTCCAGCGGTGTCCTCGGGccgcaggcccagcagccaggcggcggcggccgggggCCGAGGGGACAGGGAAAAGAAGAGCAGGAGCACAGCGCCCCTGCTGCAGCAGTCTCGGAGCCTGACACCCACCGCTGCTGCCGCAGCCGCCATCCTGCACCCGGCGCGGCTGCACGTGATACTGCAGAAAGCCGAACGAGAGCCGGAGGGAGGAGGAGCCGAAGCCAGGAACCCGGCCCCAGGCAGGTCACCACGTGTACGCACCCCTGCGCGCGTGAGCTGGAGGCGGTGGGGGTTCAGACCCTGCCCGGGCAGTGGGTCCCGGCGGAAGGCTGGAGATGGTCACGCATCAGTGCACGGTGCGTGACCCCGACGCACGTGGGTACAGCAGAGTTGCAGCCTCAGGCAGGCTTGTCTTGAAGCATGGCCTCCTATTCCAGCAGTAGGGCGCCCCTCGGCGAACTCCTACCAGGCAGAATTTCCCTCTGGTCCTGCCACTTCACCATTGGCCAGGGAAATTTCCCAGCATTTCgcctctcctcctgcctcttgCGTTCCCCCTTCTGGTCAAAAGATATTCTGGAGACGAGTCCTAAATCTGTGCTTGGTCTCAACTCCAGCTGacctttcatgttttaaaaatttacaaattacTTAGGTTAAATTCCTTGTTAAGATCCAAATATCCATTAATGAGAAACTGTTGAATTAAGTTATGATACCACTGTgtgatggaatactatgcagcagaaaaaaataatgatgtggATCCATGTGTTTGTGATATGGAAATATCTCCAAAGTAATAGCTGCAAAATATAAAGGTGCAGAACAGTGTGTATAATATGCTACTGTTTGTATTAAAAGTATGTaagtataaatgtatatgtacatatatacatatataaatactaGATTTAATATGCAGAGGATACACAAGAAATTTGTAATAGTGTTCACCTCTGGGGAGCAGGCCTATTGTACAATGCCAAAAGCAGGAAACTGGCATtggtataatgtgtgtgtatagttttgTCTCATTTTACCACATGTATAGATTTATATAATCATTGCTGCAATCAAAATGCAGAACTATTCTATCACCATAAAGAGCTAGGAGGGAGACATTTTACTGAATTCCTTGCATTATTTGAACTTACCATGGGCctgttactttatttttacttttatgcatttatttaagaaatttataTAGTAAAATTCGCTTCCTGGTGTActgttctatgagttttgacaaatattcaTGTAACTATCACAATCCAAAATAGTGCCATCATTCTCCAATATTCCCTCTTGCTGTCTCTTTGTGGTCAGCGTTCCCCCCATTTCATCCTCTGGCAGCTATTGATTTGTTCTCTCCTAcagttttccttttccagaatgtcgtatTAATGGAATAATACAATACGCAACCTTTTGGCTCTAGCTTCCCTTACTTAGTTAGCAATATGCATTTGagagtcatccatgttgtatttatcaatagttcattcctttttatggctgggtagtattctACTACAtggatatatcacagtttatccatttaccagttaAAGAATTTTTgcgttatttccagtttttggaaattatgaataaagctgctataaatgtttgtgtgcaggtttttgtgtgaacatatattttcatttctcttgggtaaacttACCACAGGtctgtattactttttaaaataattttatttatttatttatttatgtttattttttgccCGCGCCGCATGTGGtatgtggcacgtgggatcttagttccccgaccagggatggaacctgcgctgCCTGccttggaagcgcagagtcttaaccactggaccgccagggaagtccctgtattacttttttttttttttttaaacatctttattggagtataattgctttacaatggtgtgttagtttctgctttataacaaagtgaatcagttatacatatacatatgttcgcatatctcttccctcttgcatctccctccctcccaccctccctacaccctccctatcccacccctctaggtggtcacaaagctccgagctgatctccctgtgctatgcggctgcttcccactagctatctattttacatttggtagtgtatatatgtccatgacactctctcaccctgtcacatctcacccctccccctccccatatcctcaagtccattctctagtaggtctgtgtctttattcccgtcttgccactaggttcttcatgaccttttttttttttttccttagattccatatatatgtgttagcatactgtatttgtttttctctttctgacttacttcactctgtatgacaaactctaactccatccacctcattacaaatacctccatttcatttctttttatggctgagtaatattccattgtatatatgtgccacatcttctttatccattcatctgttgatggacacttaggttgcttccatgtcctggctattgtaaatagagctgcaatgaacattttggtccatgactctttttgaattatggttttctcagggtatatgcccagtagtgggattgctgggtcatatggtagttctatttttagttttttaaggaccctccatactgttctccatagtggctgtatcaatttacatccccaccaacagtgcaagagtgttcccttttctccacaccctctccagcatttattgtttctacattttttgatgatggccattctgaccggtgtgagatgatacctcattgtagttttgatttgcatttctctaatgattaatgacgttgagcattctttcatgtgtctgttggcaatctgtatttttctttggagaaatgtctatttaggtcttctgcccagttttggattgggttgtttctttttttcttattgagctgcatgagctgcttgtaaatcttggagattaatcctttgtcagttgcttcatttgcaaatattttctcccattctgagggttgtcttttggtcttgtttatggtttcctttgctgtgcaaaagcttttaagtttcattaggtcccatttgtttatttgtgtttttatttccatttctctaggaggtgggtcaaaaaggatcttgctgtgatttatgtcatagagtgttctgcctctgttttcctctaagagtttgatagtgtctggccttacacttaggtctttaatccattttgagtttatttttgtgtatggtgtcagggagtgctctaatttcatacttttacatgtacctgtccaattttcccagcaccacttattgaagaggctgtcttttctccactgtatattcttgcctcctttatcaaagataaggtgaccatatgtgtgtgggtttatctctgggctttctatcctgttccattgatctatatttctgtttttgtgccagtaccaaactgtcttgattactgtagctttgtaatatagtctgaagacagggagcctgattcccccagctccatttttcgttctcaagattgttctggctattcggggtcttttgtgtttccatacaaattgtgaaattttttgttctagttctgtgaaaaatgccagtggtagtttgatagggattgcattgaatctgtagattgctttggcgagtatagtcattttcacagtgttgattcttccaatccaggaacatggtatatctctccatctatttgtatcatctttaatttttttcatcagtgtcctataattttctgcatacaggt is a window encoding:
- the CNNM1 gene encoding metal transporter CNNM1 isoform X1; protein product: MAAAAAAVGVRLRDCCSRGAVLLLFFSLSPRPPAAAAWLLGLRPEDTAGGRVSLEGGTLRAAEGTSFLLRVYFQPGPAAPVEPVPTPTLSPGENGTGDWAPRLVFIEEPPGGSGAAPSAVPTRPPGSQRCREQSDWASDVEVLGPLRPGGVAGSALVQVRVRELRKGEAERGGTSGGGKLFSLCAWDGRAWHHHGAAGGFLLRVRPRLYGPGGDLLPPAWLRALGALLLLALSALFSGLRLSLLSLDPVELRVLRNSGSAAEQEQARRVQAVRGRGTHLLCTLLLGQAGANAALAGWLYASLPPGVGDTGEDYGDAGTHFPWLPALVCTGAVFLGAEICPYSVCSRHGLAIASHSVCLTRLLMAAAFPVCYPLSRLLDWALRQEISTFYTREKLLETLRAADPYSDLVKEELNIIQGALELRTKVVEEVLTPLGDCFMLRSDAVLDFATVSEILRSGYTRIPVYEGDQRHNIVDILFVKDLAFVDPDDCTPLLTVTRFYNRPLHCVFNDTRLDAVLEEFKKGKSHLAIVQRVNNEGEGDPFYEVMGIVTLEDIIEEIIKSEILDETDLYTDNRKKQRVPHRERKRHDFSLFKLSDSEMRVKISPQLLLATHRFMATEVEPFKSLYLSEKILLRLLKHPNVIQELKCDEKNKKAPEHYLYQRNRPVDYFVLLLQGKVEVEVGKEGLRFENGAFTYYGVPAIMTTACSDNDVRKVGSLAGSSVLLPVSVSRTFAFSRGDSLAGSPVNRSPSRCSGLNRSESPSRERSDFGGSNTQLCSSSNNLYTPDYSVHILSDVQFVKITRQQYQNALTACHMDSTPQSPDMEAFTDGYCTKAPVTRGTPQTPKDDPAVTLLSNRNSLPCSRSDGLRSPGEVVYLRMEEMAFTQEEMTDFEEQSTQQLSLSPAAVPMRAASDSECCHINLDTETSRCSSSFEETMGQKLLRTLSGRKRKRSPDGERTSEENSNLTPLIT
- the CNNM1 gene encoding metal transporter CNNM1 isoform X2 — translated: MAAAAAAVGVRLRDCCSRGAVLLLFFSLSPRPPAAAAWLLGLRPEDTAGGRVSLEGGTLRAAEGTSFLLRVYFQPGPAAPVEPVPTPTLSPGENGTGDWAPRLVFIEEPPGGSGAAPSAVPTRPPGSQRCREQSDWASDVEVLGPLRPGGVAGSALVQVRVRELRKGEAERGGTSGGGKLFSLCAWDGRAWHHHGAAGGFLLRVRPRLYGPGGDLLPPAWLRALGALLLLALSALFSGLRLSLLSLDPVELRVLRNSGSAAEQEQARRVQAVRGRGTHLLCTLLLGQAGANAALAGWLYASLPPGVGDTGEDYGDAGTHFPWLPALVCTGAVFLGAEICPYSVCSRHGLAIASHSVCLTRLLMAAAFPVCYPLSRLLDWALRQEISTFYTREKLLETLRAADPYSDLVKEELNIIQGALELRTKVVEEVLTPLGDCFMLRSDAVLDFATVSEILRSGYTRIPVYEGDQRHNIVDILFVKDLAFVDPDDCTPLLTVTRFYNRPLHCVFNDTRLDAVLEEFKKGKSHLAIVQRVNNEGEGDPFYEVMGIVTLEDIIEEIIKSEILDETDLYTDNRKKQRVPHRERKRHDFSLFKLSDSEMRVKISPQLLLATHRFMATEVEPFKSLYLSEKILLRLLKHPNVIQELKCDEKNKKAPEHYLYQRNRPVDYFVLLLQGKVEVEVGKEGLRFENGAFTYYGVPAIMTTACSDNDVRKVGSLAGSSVLLNRSPSRCSGLNRSESPSRERSDFGGSNTQLCSSSNNLYTPDYSVHILSDVQFVKITRQQYQNALTACHMDSTPQSPDMEAFTDGYCTKAPVTRGTPQTPKDDPAVTLLSNRNSLPCSRSDGLRSPGEVVYLRMEEMAFTQEEMTDFEEQSTQQLSLSPAAVPMRAASDSECCHINLDTETSRCSSSFEETMGQKLLRTLSGRKRKRSPDGERTSEENSNLTPLIT